In a single window of the Salmo trutta chromosome 21, fSalTru1.1, whole genome shotgun sequence genome:
- the LOC115156883 gene encoding ladderlectin-like yields the protein MTRLQETITMAMLTLLLLLSAAFTLGDIMTANIANDLVKFAADQRNPCPRGWFQFNSRCFMFVKTAMTWPKAERHCQLLGEKLKPVRNTVKYLGANLASVHSYEEFRFLQAVVLINTGSFPLTWIGGYDAVQAKVEKDRLWFWSDGSKFDHESWAEGEPNNHYGAREPCIQMNFGAENGWNDESCGKSYPSVCSIRTCLILQTIN from the exons ATGACCAGACTGCAG gagacTATCACCATGGCGATGTTGACCCTTCTACTGCTTCTCAGCGCTGCCTTTACACTGGGCGACATAATGACTGCGAACATAGCAA ATGATTTGGTGAAATTTGCAGCAGACCAAAGAAACCCATGCCCCAGAGGCTGGTTCCAATTTAATTCGCGCTGCTTCATGTTTGTCAAAACTGCAATGACATGGCCCAAAGCAGAG CGCCACTGTCAGTTACTTGGAGAAAAACTGAAACCTGTGCGCAACACTGTAAAGTACCTTGGCGCAAACCTGGCATCTGTGCACAGCTATGAAGAGTTCCGATTTCTACAGGCGGTGGTGTTGATCAATACTGGCAGTTTCCCTCTTACCTGGATTGGTGGATATGATGCTGTTCAGGCAAAGGTGGAAAAG GACAGGCTATGGTTCTGGAGTGACGGCTCCAAATTTGATCACGAGAGCTGGGCTGAAGGGGAGCCGAATAACCACTATGGTGCCAGAGAGCCATGTATTCAGATGAACTTTGGAG CTGAAAACGGCTGGAACGATGAATCATGTGGGAAGAGCTATCCCTCCGTGTGCTCCATAAGAACCTGTTTAATCCTTCAAACTATCAATTGA
- the LOC115156880 gene encoding ladderlectin-like: protein MTRLQETITMAMLTLLLLLSAAFTLGDIMTANIANDLVKFAADQRNPCPRGWFQFNSRCFMFVKTAMTWPKAERHCQLLGEKLKPVRNTVKYLGANLASVHSYEEFRFLQAVVLINTGSFPLTWIGGYDAVQAKVEKDRLWFWSDGSKFDHESWAEGEPNNHYGAREPCIQMNFGAENGWNDESCGKSYPSVCSIRTCLILQTIN from the exons ATGACCAGACTGCAG GAGACTATCACCATGGCGATGTTGACCCTTCTACTGCTTCTCAGCGCTGCCTTTACACTGGGCGACATAATGACTGCGAACATAGCAA ATGATTTGGTGAAATTTGCAGCAGACCAAAGAAACCCATGCCCCAGAGGCTGGTTCCAATTTAATTCACGCTGCTTCATGTTTGTCAAAACTGCAATGACATGGCCCAAAGCAGAG CGCCACTGTCAGTTACTTGGAGAAAAACTGAAACCTGTGCGCAACACTGTAAAGTACCTTGGCGCAAACCTGGCATCTGTGCACAGCTATGAAGAGTTCCGATTTCTACAGGCGGTGGTGTTGATCAATACTGGCAGTTTCCCTCTTACCTGGATTGGCGGATATGATGCTGTTCAGGCAAAGGTGGAGAAG GACAGGCTATGGTTCTGGAGTGACGGCTCCAAATTTGATCACGAGAGCTGGGCTGAAGGGGAGCCGAATAACCACTATGGTGCCAGAGAGCCATGTATTCAGATGAACTTTGGAG CTGAAAACGGCTGGAACGATGAATCATGTGGGAAGAGCTATCCCTCCGTGTGCTCCATAAGAACCTGTTTAATCCTTCAAACTATCAATTGA
- the LOC115156884 gene encoding ladderlectin-like — MTRLQETITMGMLTLLLLLSAAFTLGDIMTANIANDLVKFAADQRNPCPRGWFQFNSRCLQFVKTAMTWPKAECHCQLLGEKLKPVRNTVKYLGANLASVHSYEEFRFLQAVVLINTGSFPLTWIGGYDAVQAKVEKDRLWFWSDGSKFDHESWAEGEPNNHYGAREPCIQMNFGAENGWNDESCGKSYPSVCSIRTCLILQTIN, encoded by the exons ATGACCAGACTGCAG gagacTATCACCATGGGGATGTTGACCCTTCTACTGCTTCTCAGCGCTGCCTTTACACTGGGCGACATAATGACTGCGAACATAGCAA ATGATTTGGTGAAATTTGCAGCAGACCAAAGAAACCCATGCCCCAGAGGCTGGTTCCAATTTAATTCACGCTGCTTACAGTTTGTCAAAACTGCAATGACATGGCCCAAAGCAGAG TGCCACTGTCAGTTACTTGGAGAAAAACTGAAACCTGTGCGCAACACTGTGAAGTACCTTGGCGCAAACCTGGCATCTGTGCACAGCTATGAAGAGTTCCGATTTCTACAGGCGGTGGTGTTGATCAATACTGGCAGTTTCCCTCTTACCTGGATTGGCGGATATGATGCTGTTCAGGCAAAGGTGGAAAAG GACAGGCTATGGTTCTGGAGTGACGGCTCCAAATTTGATCACGAGAGCTGGGCTGAAGGGGAGCCGAATAACCACTATGGTGCCAGAGAGCCATGTATTCAGATGAACTTTGGAG CTGAAAACGGCTGGAACGATGAATCATGTGGGAAGAGCTATCCCTCCGTGTGCTCCATAAGAACCTGTTTAATCCTTCAAACTATCAATTGA